The following is a genomic window from Niabella soli DSM 19437.
CACCGGGCAAAAAATATCCTGGGATAAAACAAAAAACCAGTTTGATGTGGCCGCAGCAACCCAACTGGTAAAGCCCGTTTATCAGAACGGCTGGAAATTACCGGTTTTTTAAAAGCCGTACCTTTATAAAAAGGTATAGTGAAGCGGAAAGTTTTTTACATAGCAATAGTTTTTGTTGCGCTGGCAGGTTGTGCCCAAAAATGGGCAAGCGGCCGACCGGCAGCCTATAATCTTGCGAAAGGCACAAGCGCTTCTTTTAATGGGATCATTATTACTATAACCGACATTAAAGAAAGCCGCTGCCCTATGAATGCAAGGTGCATCCGGGCAGGGGAAGCTATCGCGCAATTCACCATTCACCATAAGCAACAAACACAGACATTTGCTTTATGTACCGGCGCCGACTGTAAACAGACACAAGGAGGCCCAAAAACTATTATTAGTTTTAATGGCACTCAATATGAATTTGACCTAAAAGACATAACCCCCAACCCCACCCGCACGCTGATACAACAGGAACAAAGAGTGACATTCAGCATAAAAAAAGCCGGTTAGTTATGCAGCAACACCCGATAATATTATTTGATGGGGTATGTAATCTTTGCAATGGCGCGGTACAATTTATTATAAAAAGGGATAAACGCGCTCTTTTTAAATTTGCTTCATTGCAGTCTGAAACCGGTAAAAAATTACTGGCGGAATATCATATTCCTGAAAAGTACGATTCCCTGGTATTGATTGAAGATAATAAGGCCTGGTTAAGATCAACGGCCGCATTGCGGCTCTCGCGCAAGTTACCCGGTGGCTGGCCCTTACTATATTTATTTTTAATTATTCCCCGTTTCCTCCGTGATCCTGTTTACGGTTTCATAGCGCGCAACCGTTACAAATGGTTTGGAAAGCGGGAAGAATGCTTGGTGCCCACCGCACAATTAAAAGAGCGATTTATTTAACCATGAAAACATATGCTAATGCCATTTGTAAAAGTATATCTCCATTTTGTGTGGAGCACCAAGAACCGTTATCCTTTTTTAAATTCAAAAGACCTGCGGATTAAGGTTTGGGATCACATCCGTGAAAATGCAAAAAGCAAAGGAATCTTTATTGATACTATTAACGGGCATACGGATCACTGCCATTGTTTAGTTTCTCTGGGAGCAGACCAAACGATTCAAAAGACAATGCAATTAATTAAGGGAGAATCATCCTTCTGGATCAACAAAAGCGAATTAACGCCGGAGAAATTTGAATGGCAGGATGAATATTTTGTAGTCTCAGTGTCCGAATCAATAGTAGACAAAGTCAGAGCCTATATTAAAAACCAGGAAGACCATCACAAGAAAAAAACATTTCAGAATGAGTATGAAGATTTTATCGACAAATATGGATTTGAAAAATATGGCTAGACAATTTGGCTGAAGTCAAAAATAAAATTGACTTTTTTTATACCTCCTGCTAAAGCAGGAGGCAATGTTGAAAAGGAGAGATCAATAGGAATGTGGCTTTAGCCCATTCCATATAAAGGATGCTCTACAATTGGCTTTAGCCAAATTTATTTCATTGAAGTTAACCACCACACATTGCCGAAAGGGTCGCGCACACCCGCACTCAGGCCATAATCTCTTTGCGCCAGCTCGTCTATCACTACACAACCATTATCTACTGCTTTGCGCAAAGTCTCGGCCGCGTCTTCTACATAAATAAAAAGATTGGCCGGGGCAGCATCATATCCTTCTGTAACATCGGCAAATAAAATATTGCAGCCGTTGATCTGTACCTCTGCATGCATTATTTCCCTGCTATTTGCATCGCGGTAACTTTTGAACACTTCACGCGCGCCAAACACGCGTTGCGTAAACCCTATAAAATCATTTGCTTTTACAAGGATCAGGTAAGGCATCAGGGGTTGGTGACCGTTTGCTATTTTCATAGAAATATAGAATATTAAATGTAAAATAATAAAAGTAAAACCGGTCGCCCGCTTTACGCATTAAGCGTTGCCTATTCACCGTTCACGTTTCACGGCTCGCACTACTTAATAATATCGGTAAAATACGGCTCCAGGCGTTCCCGCAATTGTCCCGGCATTACAGCCCGTTTCATCGTATGCGCCTCCATAAAATAAAGCACCACATGCCCTTTAGCCAGCACGGCTCCTTTTTCATTAAAAGCTTCCTGGTAAAAAGTGATGCGGTGCCCTTCGGGAAGTTCATGCAGGTTGGCTGTTACGGTAATCAGGTCATCGTAAGTAGCCGGACGAAGATATTTGCAATGTACTTCAATAACGGGCATTATGATACCCATGCTTTCCATTGCAGCATAAGTAAACCCAAGGTCGCGGATCGACTCCGTACGTGCCACTTCAAAATAGTTAATGTAGTTGCTATGATACACCACTCCCATTTTATCGGTATCTGCGTATCGTACCCTGATTTGTGTAGATGAAGTAAACATAAACTTATTTTCCGATTGCCTTGTCCATACTATATTTTCCTGGTCCGATAATTAAGAGGGTCAGGAAAATGGCCAGGTAAACCCCCGGAAGCTCTCCCTGCCCGAAAAAATCACCTCCATGTGCATGGAAAAGCGCAACCGACATGGCAATGATCAGGGGAATTGCTGCCAGGCGCGTCAATAATCCCGCAATCAATAACAAAGCGCAGAAGAGTTCCGCAAATAATGTAAGGCCCAGTGATAGTTTTACGCCAATATGAAAAGGATCGGCAAAACCTTTGGAGGCTATCTGGTTAAATCCTGTAAGCTTTTTTATCCCGTGATTCATCACCATAGCTGCTCCCGAGGTTACGCGCAGTAACAGCAATGCCACCGATACATTCACCTCTTTATATTTTGAACTTAACAATTTCATTTATACAATTTTAACAACAAACATAACATTAATTACCGGATGCCGGATATTTGATACCCGATACCGGATACCGGATATCGGGTATCAAGCAACCAGTATCAAGAATCAAGCATCATCCATCCCTTAAAAATACTTTTAACGAATTTTAACCTGATATAAATTGAGGAATTGTATATTCGTTTCCTGTAAAATAAGTACCCATGTTTTCGATATTAACCACCTATCTCTATCAGCATAAAAAACTGGCGTTGCCCGGAATTGGAAATTTTGAGTTGCAGCCCCAGTCCGCTTCAACAAGTTTTGATACGGTGGCAGCCCCAGGGTGGAATATCGTTTTTTCGGAAAACAAATCAGCTACTGCTGCGGATAATCCGGATAGCTTTTATGACCTGCTGGGGTTAAAAGAATCGTTATCCAGGGCAAACGCTCAACAACAGTTTGAGGAATTTGCGAGAAACATGGTGGTAAAGCTTAACGATAACGAAACCATCGACTGGGAAGACGTGGGCCTGCTCCAAAAACCAGATCACCACATCAGCTTTACACCAAAAGCACCAACAACTTCCCTTTTCAGTAATGTGGCCGCCCAAAGAGTGATCCGGGAACACGCCGACCATCAGTTGCTGGTAGGTGAAAAGGAAACTACCAAAAATGCGGCGCTGGAAGAAATGCTATGGGAAGAACGCTCCAATCGAAGAAAAACAATTACCTGGGTAATAGTAGCTGCCGTTGCGGTTATTGCGGCCCTCTTTTTCTTAAAAAATGGATGTGCTTCGGGTAATCAGCAGCAGGTTACTATACAAAAACCAGCGAGCACCTACAACTTAAAATGATTTAAAAGCGGCGGCCCAGGCCTATACTCACACCATATAACAGGGCTGGCTGGTAGCTATAATGATTAGCGGCTAATACTTTGTTCTGATTTTTAGCATTGACAACACTTCCTATATTGAACCGAAGCATGAGGCTCCATGCAGGTGTAAGATTACCGATCAGTTTCCCCGAAAACGAAATAGCCGAAGTTTTCAGGTAGCCGCTATCCAATTTGCGCGCGTCAAATTCGTACTCCGGGCCAAAACCAAATTGCCATTTATAAGAACGGGTGCTATAAAATCTGGGAGCAACAACCAGCCCCATAGCCTTCCGGTTTATCCCGATATTGGGCCCCACCTCAAGACCAAACCGCTTGTTGACAAAAAATGTTCATATGAGAAAAGAACGGCGAAAACAGGTTCAAAATCTTTGGCATTTACCACATATGTTTTTAGAAAAGGATCCCGTTCCAGTTTATACCTTCCCAGGCCGGCCCAAACAATATTATCTTTCCAATCAGTATAGGATTCCCTCTTCTCAGGCTCCGAACCTGCCCGTCGTCTGGTAAAATATTCCGTTGTGCCGTTCTCATAAATAATTGAATCTATCAGGCGTTTATCGGTTATACCGTTTTTTGCTGCATCCGGGTAGCGGCGATACCAGAGGTATAAGGCATTTTTTCTTTCTACTGTTGCCCTTACGGGCGATGAGCTTCCTTTAAAATAAAGCATATCCTGCGCATACGACTGACTTACAATAAACCACAAAACAGCAAGCAAGGTGATCTTATTCATTTCACAGATAATTAAAGGTTCAGTTACTCTTATACGTAGCGGATATTATAAACGCAACAAATAGTTGCGGGCCATTTTGTCAAACAGGAGGTTCCAGCTATATAACCAGTCCTTATCTGTTACCCGGACCCGCTTTTTTAATGAGGAAATAAATCCCGACAGGGATTATATTAAAAATAAGCACTGCAATTATTGCCAGTACTTTCAAATGCGGCGGCAGTAAATTGTCACGAACAATCATCCTTATTCCAAACACCACAATCCCCACATATAAAAGCGCTGCCAGAAAAATGATGAAGGGACTCATGATACTGCTTGTTTACTGTTTTTGTTTGACCAATGTACACGCTCCGTAATGAATTTCTAAAAATAAAAAACCGTCTCACAAATAAATGAGACGGTTTATTTTTGGTGCCCGGGACTGGATTCGAACCAGCACATCCTTGCGAACGCTGCCACCTGAAGACAGTGCGTCTACCAATTTCGCCACCCGGGCGGGAGCGCAAATATAGAGTAAAAATTGAAAACTCAAACAAATTGTTTTATAGCCCTGATATAATTGACAACATCCCTCAAAGGTTAAAAAATAATTGCCTGGGCGGGTAATAAAAAAG
Proteins encoded in this region:
- a CDS encoding thiol-disulfide oxidoreductase DCC family protein, encoding MQQHPIILFDGVCNLCNGAVQFIIKRDKRALFKFASLQSETGKKLLAEYHIPEKYDSLVLIEDNKAWLRSTAALRLSRKLPGGWPLLYLFLIIPRFLRDPVYGFIARNRYKWFGKREECLVPTAQLKERFI
- the tnpA gene encoding IS200/IS605 family transposase: MLMPFVKVYLHFVWSTKNRYPFLNSKDLRIKVWDHIRENAKSKGIFIDTINGHTDHCHCLVSLGADQTIQKTMQLIKGESSFWINKSELTPEKFEWQDEYFVVSVSESIVDKVRAYIKNQEDHHKKKTFQNEYEDFIDKYGFEKYG
- a CDS encoding VOC family protein yields the protein MKIANGHQPLMPYLILVKANDFIGFTQRVFGAREVFKSYRDANSREIMHAEVQINGCNILFADVTEGYDAAPANLFIYVEDAAETLRKAVDNGCVVIDELAQRDYGLSAGVRDPFGNVWWLTSMK
- a CDS encoding acyl-CoA thioesterase, producing MFTSSTQIRVRYADTDKMGVVYHSNYINYFEVARTESIRDLGFTYAAMESMGIIMPVIEVHCKYLRPATYDDLITVTANLHELPEGHRITFYQEAFNEKGAVLAKGHVVLYFMEAHTMKRAVMPGQLRERLEPYFTDIIK
- a CDS encoding DoxX family protein, giving the protein MKLLSSKYKEVNVSVALLLLRVTSGAAMVMNHGIKKLTGFNQIASKGFADPFHIGVKLSLGLTLFAELFCALLLIAGLLTRLAAIPLIIAMSVALFHAHGGDFFGQGELPGVYLAIFLTLLIIGPGKYSMDKAIGK